In Alteromonas mediterranea DE, a single genomic region encodes these proteins:
- a CDS encoding ATP-binding protein, whose translation MTTETVHRYQWKTHSCVLIFLVCLFVIPKTSQAIGVNLEGRTSFDGVPSGVIRDLEVSDKVVYIAAENGVFEVIGNESERLEFNTSNHATGIISDIHLSGASLWVVEYGVGVFKVNLRTKEAKQLFSNRDWTSSVWAMTMTSTNFYFSVIDDVIQTNRNSGHSTKLSTQLASLKLNGIYSLFAVNDKVHIASNKGYVSISEASATIEEYKLSDKLPLLSSATFVKVIDKELYIGGPEGLYILGSEARFVSTEGISGTYINDVIKTEDNKIWVSDGRLLILENGKLVAPPFMNPILTSEAIRSITKIAVGPYDSLLIASSQLGLISLPKTKFSTNLISFKGNALRDNIQKSAFDQTETLVRIENGLFTLNESNGELTETVLGKDKAAHCTSRQEEIFARLKALNPSELCSSDFIHSVDIDKDAFYLYFDDGISANYYYVVDETIKDTIKAPRKIVYSSLLSGGELAAFDEFDNIHFQLSKFTWRTINPEEGNWFGLQCLIEFEETYLVCTSGAGLKEINKKSGSISSLTIQGLDKLRFIRGAMVTKSGNLWVASNMGLFVKPRTSESVFKIDMQFGLLDTDFEYKSFEELREKVLVKGDKYSYLLDEIQLIESLKAQTTEVEPIVLTYVKWMDKKGQHALYLPENLNFNFDSSFEEVTFNFVDSDVYNESRGIEFKLDDDAWVSHNKAAMNLTLGDMDVGEHKLYIVTTHNKGASEGLTIQFDIAPPIWASYIGIIFYLSILIVFFFLWKVGLVSKLYEKFKTTTLYTLLTRYEITDGHSKFEKMLRSKERFINEITHELRTPIQVINGSLEKISDTDMGTRKELVCVQDNMKRVEQLINQMNHDVPSALNIEDYYKSYSLEKIRFIVLSLEPLAKQKRQNLEVRIKGKKEVLLISDSLEKILANLVQNAVKFTPELGTIKVSAVQDSKVLKITVSDDGEGIEDNLQSKVFERFARGNTEIEGNGVGLTMVKTLVELNQGEVTLQSQKGVGTRITVTLPIDDIAFLNSHAENLSPTNAETSKKSLLIVDDSREFRSYLFELFSPKYRCLVARNGTQALDVMQHYLVDVVITDQMMHEMDGLSLTKAIRSNASYANIPILMLTAKTGAELEKSALEEKVDYFLAKPASNEEIMLRVEHLLAVREAKEQGEEGRDQPVFKFGCLKIREFDNEKDMAFYLNFIAVLEKNYHDESFNRDQAATALLISPRSLNRRMSELFDYNFSEFLSRFRVEKSIPLLLEGKSILDTCLDVGFGTAAYFSTSFKKVMSLPPKKFVEQYNKTVA comes from the coding sequence ATGACTACTGAGACAGTTCATCGATATCAATGGAAAACTCATTCTTGTGTCCTAATTTTCCTTGTTTGTTTATTCGTTATTCCAAAAACGAGCCAAGCGATTGGTGTAAATTTAGAGGGCAGGACTTCTTTCGATGGCGTTCCTTCAGGAGTTATTCGTGATTTAGAGGTCTCAGACAAGGTTGTCTATATAGCCGCGGAAAATGGTGTATTTGAAGTTATTGGGAATGAGTCTGAACGGTTAGAGTTCAACACGTCTAACCATGCTACGGGGATCATCTCTGATATCCACTTGAGCGGCGCTAGCCTATGGGTTGTTGAATACGGCGTGGGCGTTTTTAAAGTTAATTTGAGAACCAAAGAAGCTAAGCAACTATTTTCTAATAGAGATTGGACGAGTTCTGTTTGGGCTATGACCATGACCTCTACAAACTTCTATTTCTCTGTCATCGACGATGTTATACAAACGAATAGAAATTCAGGTCATTCAACGAAGCTAAGCACGCAACTGGCATCTTTGAAGTTAAACGGTATCTACTCACTTTTCGCTGTGAACGACAAGGTGCATATAGCATCAAACAAAGGTTATGTTTCAATATCAGAAGCGTCAGCTACTATTGAAGAGTATAAGCTAAGCGACAAACTTCCGCTTTTATCTAGTGCAACTTTCGTCAAGGTGATCGATAAAGAGTTATACATTGGAGGACCAGAGGGGCTGTATATTTTAGGCAGTGAGGCTCGTTTCGTTTCTACTGAGGGGATTAGTGGTACTTACATAAACGACGTAATTAAAACAGAAGACAATAAAATCTGGGTTTCGGACGGTCGGCTATTGATACTGGAAAACGGGAAGCTCGTAGCGCCACCCTTTATGAATCCAATATTAACATCTGAGGCGATTCGTTCGATAACCAAAATAGCGGTTGGTCCTTATGATTCGCTACTTATTGCTTCTTCTCAGCTAGGCCTAATTTCCTTACCCAAAACGAAGTTTTCAACAAACCTCATATCATTTAAAGGGAATGCCTTAAGAGATAATATTCAAAAATCTGCTTTCGACCAAACGGAAACGTTAGTCCGAATTGAAAATGGCCTATTTACGCTAAATGAAAGCAATGGAGAGCTAACTGAAACAGTTTTAGGCAAAGATAAAGCTGCTCATTGTACGTCTCGGCAAGAAGAGATCTTTGCACGGCTTAAAGCGTTAAATCCATCAGAGCTGTGTAGCAGTGATTTCATTCATTCTGTCGACATCGATAAAGACGCCTTCTATTTATACTTCGATGATGGAATTAGCGCAAACTACTACTATGTAGTGGATGAGACTATAAAAGACACCATCAAAGCACCCCGAAAAATCGTGTATAGCTCGCTATTAAGCGGCGGTGAACTAGCGGCATTCGATGAGTTTGACAATATACATTTTCAACTGTCTAAGTTTACTTGGCGGACAATTAACCCCGAAGAGGGTAATTGGTTCGGACTTCAGTGTTTAATTGAATTTGAAGAAACTTATTTAGTATGTACATCTGGGGCTGGCCTAAAAGAAATCAATAAGAAAAGCGGTTCGATCAGCTCGTTAACTATCCAGGGCCTAGATAAATTAAGGTTTATTCGGGGGGCTATGGTTACGAAGAGTGGAAACCTATGGGTGGCCTCTAATATGGGCCTATTTGTAAAGCCCCGAACCAGTGAGTCAGTATTCAAAATTGATATGCAGTTTGGACTGCTTGATACGGATTTTGAATATAAAAGCTTCGAGGAGCTTCGCGAAAAAGTATTAGTGAAGGGCGATAAATACAGCTATTTACTGGATGAAATTCAACTAATTGAAAGTCTTAAAGCACAAACTACTGAAGTGGAACCTATTGTTTTGACTTACGTTAAGTGGATGGATAAAAAAGGGCAGCATGCACTCTACTTACCCGAGAATCTTAACTTTAACTTTGATAGTAGTTTTGAGGAAGTAACTTTCAATTTTGTCGATAGCGATGTCTATAACGAGAGCAGAGGCATCGAGTTCAAACTAGACGATGATGCCTGGGTCTCTCACAATAAAGCGGCTATGAATTTAACTTTAGGTGACATGGACGTTGGTGAACATAAACTTTATATAGTGACCACGCACAATAAAGGAGCCTCAGAAGGACTGACTATTCAATTCGATATAGCTCCGCCTATTTGGGCATCTTATATAGGTATTATTTTTTACCTATCAATATTAATAGTGTTTTTCTTCTTATGGAAAGTCGGCTTAGTAAGTAAGCTTTACGAGAAGTTCAAAACCACCACCCTATACACCCTCCTGACCCGATATGAAATAACCGACGGACACTCAAAGTTCGAAAAAATGCTGCGTAGTAAAGAGCGTTTCATCAACGAGATCACCCACGAACTTCGAACACCCATTCAAGTCATAAACGGCTCGTTAGAAAAAATCTCTGATACAGATATGGGGACGCGCAAAGAGTTAGTCTGTGTTCAAGATAATATGAAGAGGGTTGAGCAACTAATTAACCAAATGAACCACGATGTTCCCTCAGCGTTAAACATTGAGGACTACTACAAGTCATACTCGTTAGAAAAAATCCGTTTTATTGTTTTATCCCTAGAGCCTTTAGCCAAACAAAAGAGGCAAAATTTAGAGGTTCGGATAAAGGGGAAAAAAGAGGTATTGCTCATTAGCGATAGCCTAGAAAAAATCTTGGCTAACTTAGTACAAAACGCTGTTAAATTTACACCTGAACTCGGCACGATAAAAGTGAGTGCAGTACAAGATAGCAAAGTGCTGAAGATAACCGTAAGCGACGATGGCGAAGGGATTGAAGACAACCTGCAGAGTAAAGTATTTGAGAGATTTGCTAGGGGGAATACAGAAATAGAGGGAAATGGTGTTGGGTTAACAATGGTTAAAACCCTAGTCGAGTTGAACCAAGGGGAGGTTACTCTTCAAAGTCAAAAAGGTGTGGGGACGAGAATAACCGTAACGTTGCCTATCGATGATATTGCTTTTTTGAATTCGCACGCTGAAAATTTGTCGCCGACAAATGCTGAGACAAGCAAGAAATCTCTGTTAATTGTTGATGACAGCAGGGAGTTTCGTTCTTATCTCTTCGAACTTTTTTCTCCTAAGTATCGCTGTTTAGTAGCGCGAAATGGTACACAGGCTTTAGACGTTATGCAGCATTACTTAGTGGATGTAGTGATTACCGATCAAATGATGCACGAAATGGATGGACTTAGTTTGACTAAGGCCATTCGCAGTAATGCCAGCTATGCCAATATTCCTATATTAATGCTTACTGCTAAAACCGGAGCAGAACTAGAAAAATCTGCGTTAGAAGAAAAAGTAGATTACTTCTTGGCAAAGCCTGCCTCTAACGAAGAAATTATGCTTCGTGTAGAGCATCTTTTAGCTGTCAGGGAGGCAAAGGAACAAGGGGAAGAGGGGCGCGATCAACCTGTGTTCAAGTTTGGTTGCCTAAAAATTCGAGAGTTTGATAACGAAAAAGATATGGCGTTTTATCTCAACTTTATTGCTGTACTCGAAAAAAACTATCACGATGAGTCTTTCAACAGAGATCAGGCAGCAACGGCGTTACTGATCAGCCCTCGAAGTTTGAACCGTAGAATGTCAGAACTTTTCGATTATAACTTCAGTGAGTTTCTTTCACGTTTTAGGGTAGAAAAGTCTATCCCATTATTGTTAGAAGGAAAGAGTATTCTAGATACCTGCCTAGACGTGGGCTTCGGCACCGCAGCTTATTTTTCGACGTCCTTTAAAAAGGTTATGAGCTTACCACCCAAAAAGTTTGTGGAGCAATACAATAAAACAGTAGCGTAA
- a CDS encoding DUF3392 family protein produces MSELFSALSRALSPYYTEMSIMLMATILVVYGDLINGHVKRILAPYHFTIRISLFVVLCAFGYGALTLYGAPFLKHTLAYLPWQYQGAGYVASFLLIGFLAERRRYI; encoded by the coding sequence ATGAGTGAACTTTTCAGTGCCCTTTCTCGCGCCTTAAGCCCCTATTACACCGAAATGAGCATTATGCTTATGGCCACTATTTTAGTGGTGTACGGCGACCTGATTAACGGCCATGTGAAACGCATACTGGCTCCTTACCATTTCACCATTCGCATTAGTTTGTTTGTAGTGCTGTGTGCCTTTGGCTATGGCGCACTAACTTTGTACGGCGCACCGTTCTTAAAACACACCCTAGCCTACTTGCCTTGGCAGTACCAAGGTGCAGGCTATGTGGCATCGTTTCTATTGATTGGCTTTTTGGCGGAAAGGCGTAGGTATATTTAG
- a CDS encoding sugar phosphate isomerase/epimerase family protein — translation MNLSKTNLSKTAILDAASNIGSGVSRRQFIKYSSGLLAAMSAPAVLASTSSVQGHGSDKGAMMKGMQKSAVGLQLYTLRDIMKVSVPATLKLVADVGYSEMEFAGYFDHSAKEIKQLLDDNGLTAPSAHIQLDAFDTNLSQILDDAQNVGHKYLVVPWLSEAQRGTGIAPYQALAEKLNNIGEACKKEGITLAYHNHDFEFEVRDGKTPLDVLITQTDPDLVAMELDLYWTVKAGKNPIDYFKQYPGRFKLWHVKDLAEDGSFADVGTGTINFKEIFAHGKLAGIEHKFVERDQTTDRIATIEQGFKAVSALNKGVS, via the coding sequence GTGAATTTAAGTAAAACAAACTTAAGTAAGACAGCAATTTTAGACGCGGCCAGTAATATTGGCTCTGGCGTTTCAAGACGACAGTTCATTAAATATTCATCTGGTTTACTGGCGGCTATGAGCGCTCCTGCTGTTTTGGCAAGTACTAGTTCGGTTCAGGGGCATGGTAGTGATAAAGGGGCTATGATGAAGGGCATGCAAAAAAGTGCTGTTGGTCTGCAGCTTTACACGCTTAGAGATATTATGAAAGTAAGTGTGCCGGCTACGCTTAAACTGGTCGCTGATGTTGGTTATTCGGAAATGGAATTTGCAGGCTACTTTGACCATAGCGCAAAGGAAATTAAGCAACTGCTTGATGACAATGGCCTTACTGCGCCTTCGGCTCATATTCAGTTAGACGCGTTCGATACTAACCTGTCACAAATTTTAGATGACGCACAAAACGTTGGTCACAAATACTTGGTAGTTCCTTGGCTTAGCGAAGCCCAACGTGGTACGGGCATTGCGCCATACCAAGCTCTTGCCGAAAAGCTAAATAACATTGGTGAAGCGTGTAAGAAAGAAGGTATTACCCTTGCCTACCACAATCACGATTTTGAATTTGAAGTACGCGACGGTAAGACACCATTAGACGTGCTTATAACTCAGACCGACCCAGACCTTGTTGCCATGGAACTGGATTTATACTGGACGGTAAAAGCAGGTAAAAATCCCATTGATTACTTTAAGCAGTACCCAGGCCGCTTTAAGCTTTGGCATGTAAAAGATTTGGCTGAAGACGGCAGTTTTGCTGATGTGGGCACAGGCACGATTAACTTTAAAGAGATATTCGCGCACGGCAAGTTAGCCGGTATTGAACATAAATTTGTAGAGCGCGATCAAACCACCGACCGCATTGCCACTATTGAGCAAGGTTTTAAAGCAGTAAGCGCACTTAATAAAGGCGTTAGCTAA